One Methylobacterium sp. 77 DNA window includes the following coding sequences:
- a CDS encoding Wzz/FepE/Etk N-terminal domain-containing protein, protein MYSKLPFTGERGSALWPLVETTAPAVSDGPLAVISAVLLAARRHKLKFALWMLACIGVAAAYAYTATPSYTATATLLLEPRRQAPQASQDSPLSSGFDVSRAESELQVLRSERLLTHVFGSLNLANHPEFKAQPPGLLGMLRDAVGSILGHLFGSGPAEPQSPQDAQQQMFENFVQHMTVRRVGQSYVAEISYTANDPTLARRVANAAASAYLLQSIAAKADAAKNGAEFLQGRLNALSAQARSASAAVAAGSLPEAPTPDADARVIGAALQPLKPSAPRKALILSLGAMIGLVGGFLGVAIGQALDRKIRTPQDIAQHLGLSCLTTLPEIGVRSGSLWRRRAGPGTLAASVPGAAFAKGIRKLRASMQLAVSGRTGDVTVALVGCAPGVGTSLIGFHLACLIRDSGRPVTLIDGDVHGTAMWPPAGRNPQPANSLAELLHDSRTLDEANFLDRGGISMIPARSTNAALNKRAYLGAPALQQVMEHLRRTGVVILDLPPLTVAMEACAAAKHADAVVVVAEAGHTTVDQLADVVTSLKGVGANVIGVALNRSYI, encoded by the coding sequence ATGTACAGCAAGCTTCCGTTTACCGGTGAGCGGGGATCGGCCCTCTGGCCCCTCGTCGAGACGACGGCGCCGGCGGTGTCGGATGGTCCTCTCGCCGTCATCTCGGCGGTGCTGTTGGCGGCGCGTCGCCACAAACTGAAATTCGCGCTCTGGATGCTGGCCTGTATCGGCGTGGCCGCCGCCTACGCCTACACCGCCACGCCGTCCTACACCGCGACCGCGACGCTGCTTCTCGAACCACGCCGGCAAGCGCCACAGGCCTCGCAGGATTCGCCGCTGTCATCGGGCTTCGATGTGAGCCGCGCCGAGAGCGAATTGCAGGTCCTGCGCTCCGAGCGGCTGCTGACCCACGTCTTCGGCAGCCTCAACCTCGCCAATCACCCCGAGTTCAAGGCGCAGCCGCCCGGCCTGCTGGGGATGCTGCGCGATGCCGTCGGCAGCATCTTGGGCCACCTCTTCGGGAGCGGACCCGCCGAGCCCCAAAGCCCGCAGGACGCACAGCAGCAGATGTTCGAGAATTTCGTCCAGCACATGACTGTGCGGCGCGTCGGCCAATCCTACGTGGCCGAGATTTCCTACACCGCCAACGATCCGACCCTGGCGCGTCGCGTGGCCAATGCCGCGGCCTCCGCCTATCTCCTGCAATCCATCGCCGCCAAGGCGGACGCGGCCAAGAACGGAGCCGAGTTCCTGCAGGGACGGCTCAACGCGCTCTCGGCCCAAGCACGCTCAGCCTCGGCCGCCGTCGCTGCCGGATCGCTGCCCGAGGCTCCGACACCCGACGCGGATGCACGCGTGATCGGCGCGGCGCTTCAGCCGCTCAAGCCGTCCGCTCCCCGCAAGGCGCTGATCCTGTCGCTCGGCGCCATGATCGGCCTCGTCGGCGGCTTCCTGGGCGTTGCGATTGGGCAGGCACTCGACCGCAAGATCCGCACGCCGCAAGACATCGCCCAACATCTGGGCCTGTCCTGCCTGACGACCCTTCCGGAGATCGGGGTCAGGAGCGGATCGCTTTGGCGCCGCAGGGCCGGGCCGGGGACGCTCGCCGCATCGGTACCGGGCGCTGCGTTCGCCAAGGGCATCCGCAAGCTGCGCGCCTCCATGCAACTCGCCGTCAGCGGCAGGACGGGGGATGTGACGGTCGCTCTGGTCGGCTGTGCCCCCGGTGTCGGCACTTCGTTGATCGGCTTCCACCTCGCCTGCCTGATCCGCGACAGCGGCCGGCCGGTCACGCTCATCGACGGCGACGTGCACGGAACGGCGATGTGGCCTCCGGCCGGGCGGAATCCGCAACCGGCGAACAGCCTCGCCGAGCTGCTCCACGACAGTAGAACTCTCGACGAGGCGAACTTCCTGGATCGTGGCGGGATCTCGATGATCCCGGCGAGGTCGACCAATGCGGCGCTCAACAAGCGCGCGTATCTCGGCGCGCCGGCCTTGCAGCAGGTGATGGAGCACCTGCGCCGCACCGGCGTCGTCATCCTCGACCTTCCGCCCCTGACGGTCGCGATGGAAGCCTGCGCGGCCGCCAAACATGCGGATGCCGTCGTGGTCGTGGCCGAGGCCGGCCACACGACGGTGGATCAACTCGCCGATGTGGTGACCAGCCTGAAAGGCGTCGGCGCGAACGTCATCGGAGTCGCTCTGAACCGGAGCTACATCTGA